From one Streptomyces spiramyceticus genomic stretch:
- a CDS encoding papain-like cysteine protease family protein, with amino-acid sequence MRNRKRRLSLAAGIAAALLSVPATATTAAAATTTATPTTTTVTDNPSVTLASKRLNITMQAQQKTNWCWAAGGNTIAAWFGRNYSQNQFCNAAFGRQQGTECPNNQATLGNVQNGLAWAGINPGSYVTGWLRYPTVQTEVNADRPIETRIQWQSGGGHMHVIYGYDTANSWVYWGDPWATSDRYNWASHSWYVNNNSFSWTHSLYRIGA; translated from the coding sequence ATGCGTAACCGAAAGAGACGGCTCTCCCTCGCCGCCGGGATTGCCGCAGCCTTGCTCAGCGTGCCCGCCACCGCCACAACAGCCGCCGCCGCAACCACCACCGCCACCCCGACCACCACGACCGTCACCGACAACCCATCGGTGACGCTCGCCTCCAAGCGCCTGAACATCACCATGCAGGCCCAGCAGAAGACCAACTGGTGCTGGGCGGCAGGCGGCAACACCATCGCCGCATGGTTCGGCAGGAACTACAGCCAGAACCAGTTCTGCAACGCCGCCTTCGGCCGCCAGCAAGGCACCGAATGCCCCAACAACCAGGCCACCCTCGGGAACGTCCAAAACGGTCTTGCATGGGCGGGCATCAACCCCGGTTCGTACGTCACAGGCTGGCTCCGCTACCCGACCGTGCAGACCGAGGTCAACGCCGACCGGCCCATAGAGACCCGCATCCAGTGGCAGAGCGGCGGCGGACACATGCACGTCATCTACGGCTACGACACCGCCAACAGCTGGGTCTACTGGGGCGATCCATGGGCCACGAGCGACCGCTACAACTGGGCCTCCCACAGCTGGTACGTCAACAACAACTCCTTCTCGTGGACCCACTCGCTCTACCGGATAGGGGCGTGA
- a CDS encoding Rieske (2Fe-2S) protein, which yields MSGQPAPRRTVLKGVVLAGAAGLGVAACSTESKLGHAKPLPSTPVDLGAADEVPVGGAKLYREQRILVSCPAKGEFKAFSAQCTHAGCVLDKIEKDVGNCPCHGSLFDVATGEVLQGPATVPLPAIPVKVQGGKLVANPEGGSKAGPKA from the coding sequence ATGTCCGGCCAGCCAGCCCCCCGCCGTACCGTGCTGAAGGGCGTCGTCCTCGCCGGCGCGGCCGGACTGGGCGTGGCGGCCTGCTCCACCGAATCGAAGCTCGGTCACGCCAAGCCGCTGCCGAGCACGCCCGTGGATCTGGGTGCGGCGGACGAGGTTCCTGTCGGTGGCGCCAAGCTCTACCGCGAGCAGCGCATCCTCGTGAGCTGCCCGGCCAAGGGTGAGTTCAAGGCGTTCAGCGCGCAGTGCACGCACGCGGGCTGCGTCCTCGACAAGATCGAGAAGGACGTGGGCAACTGCCCCTGCCACGGCAGCCTCTTCGATGTGGCGACCGGCGAGGTGCTGCAGGGCCCGGCCACCGTGCCGCTGCCCGCGATCCCGGTCAAGGTCCAGGGCGGCAAGCTGGTCGCCAACCCGGAGGGCGGTTCGAAGGCTGGTCCCAAGGCCTGA
- a CDS encoding carbohydrate kinase family protein, with product MIVVAGESLIDLVPQGQDTGPLAPLLPRLGGGPYNTAVALGRLGAPAAFCSRISTDGFGEALVDGLRKAGVDTSLVQRGPEPTTLAVATLGADGSAGYGFYAQGSADRLFELPPELPSMVRALALGTCSLVLEPGASAYEALLRQEAGRGVFTLLDPNIRPGLIPDPEAYRARFRSWLPYVTLLKLSEDDAEWLGGAVEEWLAEGPAAVVLTRGAGGLAVRTRTGAKADVPAVRVAVADTIGAGDTVNAALLHRLSAHGALSAGALDALGAGAWADTLGYAAMAAAITCSRPGAQPPYAGELTP from the coding sequence GTGATCGTCGTCGCCGGAGAGTCGCTGATCGACCTGGTGCCGCAGGGGCAGGACACGGGCCCGCTGGCGCCGCTGCTGCCGCGCCTGGGCGGCGGACCGTACAACACCGCTGTCGCGCTGGGCCGGCTCGGCGCCCCTGCGGCGTTCTGCTCGCGCATCTCGACGGACGGCTTCGGCGAGGCTCTCGTCGACGGGCTGCGGAAGGCGGGGGTGGACACCTCGCTCGTCCAGCGCGGTCCGGAGCCGACGACGCTGGCGGTGGCGACGCTGGGCGCGGACGGGTCGGCCGGATACGGCTTCTACGCGCAGGGCAGCGCGGACCGTCTCTTCGAGCTGCCGCCCGAACTTCCTTCGATGGTACGTGCCTTGGCGCTGGGCACCTGCTCTCTGGTGCTGGAGCCGGGGGCGAGTGCGTACGAGGCGCTGCTGCGGCAGGAGGCGGGGCGCGGGGTGTTCACCCTGCTCGACCCGAACATCCGGCCCGGCCTGATCCCGGACCCGGAGGCCTACCGGGCCCGCTTCCGGAGCTGGCTGCCGTACGTCACGCTGCTGAAGCTGTCGGAGGACGACGCGGAGTGGCTCGGCGGGGCGGTGGAGGAGTGGCTGGCGGAGGGCCCTGCGGCGGTGGTGCTGACGCGGGGCGCGGGCGGGCTGGCGGTACGGACGCGGACCGGGGCGAAGGCCGACGTCCCGGCGGTACGGGTCGCCGTCGCGGACACGATCGGCGCGGGCGACACGGTGAACGCGGCGCTGCTGCACCGGCTTTCGGCCCACGGTGCGCTGTCGGCGGGCGCGCTGGATGCGCTGGGCGCGGGCGCCTGGGCCGACACGCTGGGCTACGCGGCGATGGCAGCCGCGATCACCTGCTCCCGCCCGGGAGCGCAGCCACCGTACGCAGGGGAACTCACCCCCTGA
- the uvrA gene encoding excinuclease ABC subunit UvrA yields the protein MADRLIVRGAREHNLKNVSLDLPRDSLIVFTGLSGSGKSSLAFDTIFAEGQRRYVESLSSYARQFLGQMDKPDVDFIEGLSPAVSIDQKSTSRNPRSTVGTITEVYDYLRLLFARIGKPHCPECGRPIARQSPQAIVDKVLELPEGSRFQVLSPLVRERKGEFVDLFADLQTKGYSRARVDGETIQLSEPPKLKKQEKHTIEVVIDRLTVKDSAKRRLTDSVETALGLAGGMVILDFVDLPADDPERERMYSEHLYCTYDDLSFEELEPRSFSFNSPFGACPDCTGIGTRMEVDPDLIVPDEEKSLDEGAINPWSHGHTKDYFARLVGALADALGFRTDIPWAGLPQRAKKALLHGHKTQIEVRYRNRYGRERAYTTSFEGAVPFVKRRHSEAESDSSRERFEGYMREVHCPTCNGTRLKPLVLAVTVMEKSIAEVAAMSISECAEFLGRLTLNARDKKIAERVLKEVNERLRFLVDVGLDYLSLNRAAGTLSGGEAQRIRLATQIGSGLVGVLYVLDEPSIGLHQRDNHRLIETLVRLRDMGNTLIVVEHDEDTIKVADWVVDIGPGAGEHGGRVVHSGSLKELLDNDESITGQYLVGKRAIAMPDIRRPIDPTRQLTVHGARENNLQDIDVSFPLGVLTAVTGVSGSGKSTLVNDILYTHLARELNGARTVPGRHTRVDGDDLVDKVVHVDQSPIGRTPRSNPATYTGVFDNVRKLFAETMEAKVRGYLPGRFSFNVKGGRCENCSGDGTIKIEMNFLPDVYVPCEVCHGARYNRETLEVHYKGKSIAEVLDMPIEEALDFFEAVPTIARHLRTLTEVGLGYVRLGQSAPTLSGGEAQRVKLASELQKRSTGRTVYVLDEPTTGLHFEDISKLISVLSGLVDKGNSVIVIEHNLDVIKTADWVVDMGPEGGNGGGLVIAEGTPEQVAGVPASHTGKFLRDILGDRVSDATPVKKAAAVAKKVAVKKAVAAKSASSRKTAKAPVKKAPAKAARSR from the coding sequence CGTCTTATCGTTCGTGGCGCTCGCGAGCACAATCTCAAGAACGTCTCGCTCGACCTCCCGCGTGACTCCCTCATCGTCTTCACCGGGCTGTCGGGGTCGGGCAAGTCCTCCCTCGCGTTCGACACGATCTTCGCCGAGGGGCAGCGCCGGTACGTCGAGTCGCTCTCCTCCTACGCCCGGCAGTTCCTGGGCCAGATGGACAAGCCCGATGTGGACTTCATCGAGGGCCTGTCGCCCGCGGTGTCCATCGACCAGAAGTCGACTTCGCGCAACCCCCGGTCCACGGTCGGCACCATCACCGAGGTCTACGACTACCTCCGGCTGCTGTTCGCCCGTATCGGCAAGCCGCACTGTCCCGAGTGCGGCCGGCCCATCGCGCGCCAGTCGCCGCAGGCCATCGTCGACAAGGTGCTCGAGCTGCCCGAGGGCAGCCGTTTCCAGGTCCTGTCGCCGCTCGTGCGTGAGCGCAAGGGCGAGTTCGTCGACCTCTTCGCCGATCTCCAGACCAAGGGCTACAGCCGTGCACGGGTGGACGGCGAGACCATCCAGCTGAGCGAGCCGCCCAAGCTCAAGAAGCAGGAGAAGCACACCATCGAGGTGGTCATCGACCGCCTGACGGTGAAGGACAGCGCCAAGCGCAGGCTCACCGACTCGGTGGAGACCGCCCTCGGGCTGGCCGGCGGCATGGTCATCCTCGACTTCGTCGACCTCCCCGCCGACGACCCCGAGCGTGAGCGGATGTACTCCGAGCACCTCTACTGCACGTACGACGACCTGTCGTTCGAGGAGCTTGAGCCCCGGTCCTTCTCCTTCAACTCGCCCTTCGGCGCCTGCCCGGACTGCACGGGCATCGGCACGCGCATGGAGGTCGACCCGGACCTGATCGTCCCCGACGAGGAGAAATCCCTCGACGAGGGCGCGATCAACCCGTGGTCCCACGGGCACACCAAGGACTACTTCGCACGCCTGGTCGGCGCCCTCGCCGACGCCCTCGGCTTCCGTACGGACATCCCGTGGGCCGGGCTGCCGCAGCGCGCGAAGAAGGCCCTGCTGCACGGCCACAAGACCCAGATCGAGGTCCGCTACCGGAACAGGTACGGGCGCGAGCGGGCGTACACCACGTCCTTCGAGGGCGCCGTGCCGTTCGTCAAGCGCCGGCACTCCGAGGCCGAGAGCGACTCCAGCCGGGAGCGCTTCGAGGGGTACATGCGCGAGGTGCACTGCCCGACCTGCAACGGCACGCGGCTGAAGCCTCTCGTCCTCGCGGTCACGGTCATGGAGAAGTCCATTGCCGAGGTCGCCGCGATGTCGATCAGCGAGTGCGCCGAGTTCCTGGGCCGCCTGACGCTGAACGCCCGTGACAAGAAGATCGCCGAGCGCGTGCTCAAGGAGGTCAACGAGCGGCTGAGGTTCCTCGTCGACGTCGGCCTCGACTATCTGTCGCTCAACCGCGCGGCGGGCACCCTGTCCGGCGGCGAGGCGCAGCGCATCCGGCTCGCCACCCAGATCGGCTCCGGCCTCGTCGGCGTGCTGTACGTCCTGGACGAGCCGTCCATCGGTCTGCACCAGCGCGACAACCACCGCCTCATCGAGACGCTGGTCCGGCTGCGCGACATGGGCAACACCCTGATCGTCGTCGAGCACGACGAGGACACCATCAAGGTGGCCGACTGGGTCGTCGACATCGGCCCGGGCGCGGGCGAACACGGCGGCAGGGTCGTGCACAGCGGCTCCCTCAAGGAGCTGCTGGACAACGACGAGTCGATCACCGGTCAGTACCTGGTCGGCAAGCGGGCCATCGCCATGCCGGACATCCGCCGGCCGATAGACCCCACGCGGCAGCTGACCGTCCACGGCGCCCGCGAGAACAACCTGCAGGACATCGACGTGTCGTTCCCGCTCGGCGTCCTGACGGCCGTCACCGGCGTCTCCGGTTCCGGAAAGTCGACGCTGGTCAACGACATCCTCTACACCCACCTGGCGCGGGAACTGAACGGCGCCCGCACGGTGCCGGGGCGGCACACGCGGGTGGACGGCGACGACCTCGTCGACAAGGTGGTCCATGTCGACCAGTCGCCGATCGGACGTACGCCCCGGTCGAACCCGGCGACGTACACCGGCGTCTTCGACAACGTGCGGAAGCTGTTCGCGGAGACGATGGAGGCGAAGGTTCGCGGCTATCTGCCGGGACGCTTCTCCTTCAACGTCAAGGGCGGCCGTTGCGAGAACTGCTCCGGCGACGGCACGATCAAGATCGAGATGAACTTCCTGCCGGACGTGTACGTTCCGTGCGAGGTCTGCCACGGGGCGCGTTACAACCGGGAGACCCTGGAGGTCCACTACAAGGGCAAGTCCATCGCCGAGGTGCTGGACATGCCGATCGAGGAGGCCTTGGACTTCTTCGAGGCCGTACCGACGATCGCCCGTCATCTGAGGACGCTCACCGAGGTGGGCCTCGGTTACGTCCGGCTCGGTCAGTCCGCGCCGACGCTCTCGGGCGGCGAGGCGCAGCGCGTGAAGCTCGCCTCGGAGCTCCAGAAGCGGTCCACGGGGCGCACGGTGTACGTCCTGGACGAGCCCACCACGGGTCTGCACTTCGAGGACATCTCGAAGCTCATCTCGGTCCTGTCCGGACTGGTCGACAAGGGCAACTCGGTGATCGTCATCGAGCACAACCTGGACGTCATCAAGACGGCGGACTGGGTCGTGGACATGGGCCCGGAGGGGGGCAACGGCGGCGGTCTCGTCATCGCCGAGGGCACGCCCGAGCAGGTGGCGGGCGTACCGGCCAGCCATACGGGCAAGTTCCTCCGGGACATCCTGGGCGACCGGGTGAGCGACGCGACGCCGGTGAAGAAGGCGGCGGCGGTGGCGAAGAAGGTCGCGGTCAAGAAGGCGGTGGCGGCGAAGTCGGCGTCCTCGCGGAAGACGGCGAAGGCGCCGGTCAAGAAGGCGCCGGCGAAGGCGGCCCGCTCCCGCTGA